Proteins encoded by one window of Bauldia sp.:
- a CDS encoding CbtB-domain containing protein, which translates to MTHVAFAPAVQPVAIPVRQIIPWAIFAGLLALIAIYFVGVEEGAMAIFSGMYVHEFVHDGRHLLGFPCH; encoded by the coding sequence ATGACACACGTCGCTTTTGCGCCGGCAGTTCAGCCGGTTGCCATTCCCGTTCGCCAGATCATCCCCTGGGCCATCTTCGCCGGCCTTCTCGCCCTCATCGCCATCTATTTCGTCGGCGTCGAAGAAGGCGCGATGGCGATTTTCTCGGGCATGTATGTGCACGAATTCGTGCATGACGGGCGCCATCTCCTCGGCTTCCCCTGCCACTAG
- the cobU gene encoding bifunctional adenosylcobinamide kinase/adenosylcobinamide-phosphate guanylyltransferase: protein MATAGRTLVLGGQRSGKSRYAEELVIASGRAPVYLATAAAGDAEMAERIGMHRARRGEQWRTVEAPLDLAGALKRETGAGYHVLVDCLTLWVSNLMMAEHNIEDETAGLLDALTEVAGPVVLVSGEVGLGVIPGDRLSRRFADALGTVNQRVAAVVDRVVLVAAGLPLVLKAEQTNTEAAEI from the coding sequence ATGGCGACCGCCGGCCGCACTCTCGTGCTCGGCGGCCAGCGGTCGGGCAAAAGCCGGTACGCGGAGGAGCTCGTCATCGCGAGCGGTCGCGCACCGGTCTATCTCGCCACCGCCGCGGCGGGCGATGCGGAGATGGCGGAGCGCATCGGCATGCACCGCGCGCGGCGCGGCGAACAATGGCGCACGGTCGAGGCGCCGCTCGACCTCGCGGGTGCGCTGAAACGCGAGACCGGCGCGGGCTACCACGTTCTCGTCGACTGCCTGACGCTGTGGGTGAGCAACCTGATGATGGCGGAACACAACATCGAAGACGAAACCGCGGGGCTGCTCGATGCGCTCACCGAGGTCGCCGGGCCGGTCGTGCTGGTCAGCGGCGAGGTCGGCCTCGGCGTCATTCCGGGCGACCGCCTGTCGCGGCGGTTCGCCGATGCGCTGGGCACGGTCAACCAGCGGGTGGCGGCGGTCGTCGATCGAGTCGTGCTCGTCGCGGCCGGCCTGCCGCTCGTGCTCAAGGCTGAACAGACAAACACGGAAGCCGCAGAGATATGA
- a CDS encoding CbtA family protein encodes MIGNLLLRGMLVGVFAGILAFGFAKVFGEPRVDSAIGFEESMHSAEPANASTPVDMSMAAEAAMPADHAEEVGLVSRPTQAGIGLFTGVVLYSAAFGGIFALVFAFAYGRFGPADPRALAALLALLGFVVLIVVPDIKYPANPPSVGNGETIGYRTWLFFGMLAASIVAVALAVYVRSQLIRSLGTWNATLVGGATFVVVAAISMLVLPAINEVPEGFPASLLWQFRIASLGTQAVLWTTLGLAFGALTQRSLTRA; translated from the coding sequence ATGATCGGAAATCTGCTTCTCCGCGGCATGCTCGTCGGCGTCTTCGCCGGCATTCTTGCCTTCGGTTTCGCCAAGGTATTCGGCGAGCCGCGCGTCGATTCGGCGATCGGCTTCGAGGAATCGATGCATTCGGCCGAACCGGCCAATGCTTCCACGCCGGTCGATATGTCGATGGCGGCCGAGGCGGCCATGCCGGCCGATCACGCCGAGGAGGTCGGTCTGGTCAGTCGCCCGACCCAGGCCGGCATCGGCCTGTTCACCGGCGTCGTGCTCTATAGCGCGGCGTTCGGCGGGATCTTCGCGCTGGTCTTCGCCTTCGCCTACGGCCGCTTCGGCCCGGCCGACCCGCGGGCGCTCGCCGCGCTGCTGGCGCTCCTTGGCTTCGTCGTGCTGATCGTCGTACCCGACATCAAGTATCCGGCGAACCCGCCGTCGGTCGGCAACGGCGAGACGATCGGCTACCGCACGTGGCTGTTCTTCGGGATGCTGGCGGCTTCGATTGTTGCCGTCGCGCTCGCCGTTTACGTCCGCAGCCAGCTCATCCGTTCGCTGGGGACGTGGAATGCGACGCTCGTCGGCGGCGCCACGTTCGTCGTCGTGGCGGCGATCTCGATGCTCGTACTGCCCGCGATCAACGAGGTGCCGGAAGGTTTCCCAGCTTCGCTGCTCTGGCAGTTCCGCATCGCGTCGCTCGGCACGCAGGCGGTGCTGTGGACGACGCTCGGCCTCGCCTTCGGCGCGCTGACGCAGCGAAGCCTGACGCGCGCCTGA
- a CDS encoding acyltransferase family protein, whose protein sequence is MRVAKMTSDEQRVAWVDYAKGFCIIMVVMMHSTLGVEKAADATGWMTYVVAFAKPFRMPDFFMISGLFLARVIDRDWRTYLDKKVVHFGYFYVLWLTIQFIFKAPGIAADGGVATVAQQYALAFIDPFGTIWFIYLLPIFFVLVKLTKRVPWPVIWLAGAALQVANVQTGWVIPDEFAARFVYFYSGYIFAPHIFRFAATVSKHGWAAVTYLVVWAAIEAFAVFGGYSELPGIGLILGFVGAIAVVTLSTVLAKTDWMAAVRYCGKHSIVIYLAFFLPMAASRTLLLRTGIIPDLGTVSLIVTACGVVFPLLLFWVVRGTGARFLFERPAWAHIDVPRRSVMVPAE, encoded by the coding sequence ATGCGGGTCGCGAAAATGACGTCGGACGAGCAGCGCGTAGCCTGGGTCGATTACGCCAAGGGCTTCTGCATCATCATGGTCGTCATGATGCACTCGACGCTGGGCGTCGAGAAGGCCGCCGACGCGACCGGCTGGATGACCTACGTCGTCGCCTTCGCCAAGCCCTTCCGCATGCCGGACTTCTTCATGATCTCGGGCCTGTTCCTGGCGCGCGTCATCGACCGCGACTGGCGCACCTACCTCGACAAGAAGGTCGTCCACTTCGGCTACTTCTACGTCCTCTGGCTGACCATCCAGTTCATCTTCAAGGCGCCGGGCATTGCCGCAGACGGCGGCGTCGCCACGGTCGCGCAGCAATACGCGCTGGCCTTCATCGATCCGTTCGGCACCATCTGGTTCATCTATCTCCTGCCGATCTTCTTCGTGCTGGTGAAACTCACGAAGCGCGTGCCGTGGCCGGTCATCTGGCTGGCCGGCGCCGCGCTCCAGGTCGCCAACGTCCAGACCGGCTGGGTCATCCCCGACGAGTTCGCGGCGCGCTTCGTCTATTTCTATTCCGGCTACATCTTCGCCCCGCATATCTTCCGTTTCGCCGCCACCGTGTCGAAGCACGGCTGGGCGGCGGTGACATATCTCGTCGTCTGGGCGGCGATCGAAGCCTTCGCCGTGTTCGGCGGCTACTCCGAGCTCCCCGGCATCGGGCTGATCCTGGGCTTCGTCGGCGCCATCGCGGTGGTGACGCTGTCGACGGTGCTGGCCAAGACCGACTGGATGGCGGCGGTGCGCTATTGCGGCAAGCACTCCATCGTCATCTACCTCGCATTCTTCCTGCCGATGGCGGCCTCGCGCACGCTGCTGCTCAGGACCGGGATCATCCCCGACCTCGGCACGGTGTCGCTGATCGTCACGGCCTGCGGCGTCGTCTTCCCGCTGCTGCTGTTCTGGGTCGTGCGCGGGACCGGCGCCCGCTTCCTGTTCGAGCGGCCGGCATGGGCGCACATCGATGTGCCGCGGCGTAGCGTGATGGTGCCGGCGGAATAG
- a CDS encoding histidine phosphatase family protein — protein MIRLTFVCTASTAATRRAAFPLDEPLDKFGAAEARALSLIPAFRTPPQHALTSPALRARQTAELLRVDATPDAALRDLDYGRWSGKTMAEIGAAEQDAVAAWLSDPSAAPHGGESIAALFDRVRGFLGGLGDGTTVAVTHVPVIRAAVAIVLDAPLSSFWKIDIAPLARAALHGEAGRWRLRSISD, from the coding sequence ATGATCCGACTGACATTTGTCTGCACCGCATCGACCGCCGCGACGCGGCGCGCGGCCTTTCCGCTGGACGAGCCGCTCGACAAATTCGGCGCCGCGGAAGCGCGCGCGTTGTCGCTGATCCCCGCGTTTCGCACGCCGCCGCAGCACGCGCTGACGAGCCCGGCGCTCCGCGCGCGGCAGACGGCGGAGTTGTTGCGCGTCGATGCGACGCCGGACGCGGCGCTACGCGATCTCGACTACGGACGCTGGTCGGGAAAGACGATGGCCGAGATCGGCGCGGCCGAGCAGGACGCCGTCGCCGCGTGGCTGAGCGATCCCAGCGCCGCGCCGCACGGCGGCGAGTCGATCGCCGCGCTGTTCGATCGCGTGCGCGGATTTCTCGGCGGCCTCGGCGACGGCACGACCGTCGCCGTGACTCATGTCCCGGTGATCCGCGCGGCCGTCGCGATCGTGCTCGATGCGCCGCTTTCGTCATTCTGGAAAATCGACATCGCGCCGCTCGCCCGCGCAGCGCTGCACGGCGAGGCCGGACGCTGGCGGCTCAGATCTATTTCGGACTGA
- the cobW gene encoding cobalamin biosynthesis protein CobW, protein MNAPARIPATIVTGFLGAGKTTLIRDLIARAKGRRIAIIVNEFGDMGFDGALIADCDDDHRPDEIIELTNGCICCTVADEFLPTIEKLLARDPAPEHIVIETSGLALPQPLVRAFAWPGVKHRVTVDGVVTVVDAAAVAAGRFVPETAVANHDDPIEELFEDQLRCADLIVISKSDLVSAESFAETTALVKREARAGTSVVNGRGAPADMLFGIAASAEDDMGGRESHHDLEGEEHDHDDFDSIVVPVPVAPSLDTLKARVLDALTLPGVLRVKGRVAIAGKAAPAVVQAVGPRVEVAFAPGATASGLVVIGLRTMDRAAIARALAG, encoded by the coding sequence ATGAACGCTCCCGCCCGCATTCCCGCGACCATCGTCACCGGCTTCCTCGGCGCCGGGAAGACGACCCTGATCCGCGATCTCATCGCGCGCGCCAAGGGCCGGCGCATCGCCATCATCGTCAACGAATTCGGCGACATGGGCTTCGACGGGGCGCTCATCGCCGACTGCGACGACGATCATCGTCCGGACGAGATCATCGAACTCACCAACGGATGCATCTGCTGCACCGTTGCCGACGAATTCTTGCCGACCATCGAGAAGCTGCTGGCGCGCGATCCGGCGCCCGAGCACATCGTCATCGAGACCTCCGGCCTCGCGCTGCCGCAGCCGCTGGTCCGCGCCTTCGCGTGGCCGGGTGTGAAGCATCGCGTCACGGTCGACGGCGTCGTCACGGTCGTCGATGCGGCCGCGGTTGCCGCCGGACGGTTCGTGCCGGAGACGGCCGTCGCTAACCACGACGACCCGATCGAGGAATTGTTCGAGGACCAGCTCCGCTGCGCCGACCTGATCGTCATCAGTAAGTCCGATCTCGTCTCGGCCGAATCTTTTGCCGAGACGACGGCGCTCGTGAAGCGCGAAGCGCGGGCGGGCACCAGCGTCGTCAACGGCCGTGGCGCGCCGGCCGACATGCTGTTCGGCATCGCCGCTTCGGCGGAAGACGACATGGGCGGCCGCGAGAGCCACCACGACCTCGAGGGCGAGGAGCACGACCATGACGACTTCGACTCCATCGTCGTGCCGGTCCCGGTTGCCCCGTCGCTCGATACGCTGAAGGCGCGCGTGCTCGACGCGCTGACGCTGCCCGGCGTGTTGCGCGTCAAGGGTCGCGTCGCCATCGCCGGCAAGGCGGCGCCCGCGGTCGTGCAGGCCGTCGGCCCGCGCGTCGAGG